The following are encoded together in the Thalassomonas haliotis genome:
- a CDS encoding S1 family peptidase → MKFTLVLALILLFFSPHSFAVIKRHDIPATAYQVAEPPGYLIDMPHDGHGVLISPSWIVTVAHVIFYDYQGKTIAIGDKSYQVAKVIIHPGYKKPDKSLTQGDAKPLMDFFKSNHDIALVQLTSQVTGITPIKLYSEADERGKTVKVFGRGSTGDGRTGEVKGTKSLKILNRFENKIETLEANWLSLKFDRPPYGLALEGIEGNGDSGGPSVIYKDNIPYLAGLVSWDYWQGDLATFKNGLYGNRSYQVRISSYIKWIRDTINNS, encoded by the coding sequence ATGAAGTTTACTTTGGTCCTAGCCCTGATACTGTTATTTTTTTCACCCCATAGTTTTGCCGTGATCAAGCGTCATGATATTCCCGCTACAGCTTATCAAGTGGCTGAACCTCCAGGATATTTGATTGATATGCCGCATGACGGGCACGGGGTATTGATTTCGCCAAGCTGGATAGTAACAGTCGCTCATGTGATCTTTTATGATTACCAGGGGAAAACGATCGCTATCGGCGATAAAAGTTATCAGGTCGCAAAAGTGATTATCCATCCGGGTTATAAAAAGCCGGATAAGTCTTTAACCCAGGGGGATGCCAAACCCTTGATGGATTTTTTCAAAAGTAATCATGACATTGCACTGGTACAATTGACATCGCAAGTTACCGGCATTACGCCGATAAAACTCTACAGCGAAGCGGATGAACGGGGAAAAACCGTGAAGGTCTTTGGCCGGGGTTCAACCGGAGACGGCCGTACCGGTGAGGTTAAAGGAACTAAATCCCTTAAAATCTTAAACAGGTTTGAAAATAAAATAGAAACATTAGAGGCTAACTGGTTATCGTTGAAATTTGATCGCCCGCCTTATGGCCTTGCACTTGAAGGAATTGAAGGTAATGGCGATAGCGGCGGCCCCTCTGTCATTTATAAAGACAATATTCCTTATTTGGCTGGGTTGGTGAGTTGGGATTATTGGCAGGGAGATCTGGCGACATTTAAGAACGGCCTGTACGGCAATCGTTCTTACCAGGTAAGAATTTCCAGCTATATCAAATGGATCAGGGATACCATCAATAATAGCTAA
- a CDS encoding GGDEF domain-containing protein, producing MKISDVEIRRRMDLLYLDQKSLNILLKQKPLIEMHVDDILDDFYKIQTALDEVNILIGDSETLRRLKIAQRQYVIELFAGEFDSTYINNRLRIGLVHKRIGVEPRLYLAAIRTIKELIVKILVKEHKGNNELNVMISTLDKVFHFDITLVFDTYIDGLIKEITIAKDRVETYAESLELKVAERTSQLQELTRRDPLTNIYNHRAMQDFLKRELTLACRKKTILSLVYFDVDHFKTINDKEGHLRGDEVLKSIGNILHTTVRETDLSCRYGGDEFCLLLPECSLKVAESICEKIIKKFQKIYPDYSLSIGIVQSCPEEPVDCKKLVQLADDKMYEAKQTPGNCVKS from the coding sequence ATGAAGATCTCAGATGTAGAAATTAGGCGGCGCATGGATTTGTTATATCTAGACCAGAAATCCTTAAATATATTGCTTAAACAAAAGCCGTTAATAGAGATGCATGTTGATGATATTTTAGATGATTTCTATAAAATTCAAACGGCACTCGATGAAGTCAATATTCTAATAGGTGACTCGGAAACCTTGAGACGGCTGAAGATTGCCCAAAGGCAGTATGTCATTGAGCTATTTGCCGGAGAATTTGACAGCACCTATATCAATAATCGTTTACGTATAGGCCTGGTCCATAAAAGAATTGGTGTTGAACCCAGGTTATACCTGGCGGCAATCAGGACAATAAAAGAACTGATAGTGAAAATTCTGGTAAAAGAGCATAAAGGGAATAATGAACTGAATGTTATGATTAGCACGCTGGATAAGGTGTTTCATTTCGACATTACCTTAGTCTTTGATACTTATATAGACGGCCTTATTAAGGAAATAACCATAGCCAAAGACAGGGTTGAAACATATGCCGAGAGTTTGGAGTTAAAAGTTGCCGAAAGAACCAGTCAACTGCAAGAACTTACCCGCCGGGATCCGCTCACCAATATCTATAATCACAGGGCAATGCAGGATTTCCTCAAGCGTGAATTGACGCTTGCCTGTAGGAAGAAAACCATTTTGTCTCTGGTGTATTTTGACGTTGATCATTTCAAAACCATTAACGACAAAGAAGGTCATTTAAGGGGAGACGAGGTACTTAAATCCATAGGCAATATTTTGCACACTACGGTAAGGGAAACCGATTTGTCGTGCCGTTATGGCGGAGATGAGTTTTGTCTGCTATTACCCGAGTGCAGCCTTAAAGTGGCTGAGTCTATCTGTGAAAAAATCATTAAAAAGTTTCAGAAAATATACCCGGATTATTCCCTCAGCATAGGCATAGTCCAATCATGTCCCGAAGAGCCGGTGGATTGTAAAAAATTAGTGCAGTTAGCCGATGACAAAATGTATGAAGCTAAACAAACGCCGGGCAATTGTGTTAAGAGTTAA
- a CDS encoding CCGSCS motif protein, translating to MFNIFKKSNKELVNDDVALVSNRTENAVEENQEVEAPRQVHGENGVCCGSCGGQ from the coding sequence ATGTTTAACATTTTTAAAAAATCTAACAAAGAGCTGGTAAATGATGATGTGGCGCTAGTGTCAAATCGTACTGAAAATGCCGTTGAAGAAAATCAGGAAGTCGAAGCACCGAGACAGGTACATGGTGAAAACGGTGTTTGCTGTGGCAGCTGCGGAGGGCAGTAA
- a CDS encoding RidA family protein, whose product MAIERIDTKQRMSRIVKHNGVIYLCGQVCTDSSQGITEQTQTMLTKVDALLEEAGSDREHLLSATIYVKDMSYFSEMNAVWDSWVPQGHAPARACVTANMAREELLVEISVVAAQK is encoded by the coding sequence ATGGCTATTGAACGAATAGACACTAAACAGCGTATGAGCCGGATAGTGAAACATAATGGCGTGATTTATCTGTGCGGTCAGGTTTGCACCGATTCCTCCCAGGGGATAACCGAACAAACGCAAACTATGTTAACCAAGGTTGATGCCCTACTTGAAGAAGCGGGCAGTGACCGCGAGCATCTTTTATCTGCCACTATCTATGTCAAAGACATGAGTTATTTTAGCGAAATGAATGCGGTTTGGGATAGCTGGGTGCCGCAAGGGCATGCACCTGCCCGTGCCTGTGTTACTGCCAATATGGCGCGCGAAGAGCTGCTGGTGGAAATTTCCGTGGTAGCCGCACAAAAGTAA
- a CDS encoding MarR family winged helix-turn-helix transcriptional regulator, producing MEKYEELLVSIRKVIRAIDLHSKQLNKSSGLTGPQLLIMQEIARVKGVTASQIAKSINLSAATVTNILDRLENKGLINRVRSTEDKRRVSLFLAEKGRNSLIDAPQPLQEHFIQNFCGLEDWEQSLLLSSMQRIATMMDANELDAAPVLEIDPLHMSTEKQIEE from the coding sequence ATGGAAAAGTACGAAGAACTCCTTGTATCAATCCGTAAAGTCATACGCGCAATTGATCTACATTCAAAGCAACTTAACAAATCCTCAGGCCTCACCGGCCCGCAGCTTTTGATCATGCAAGAAATAGCAAGAGTAAAAGGTGTTACGGCAAGCCAGATTGCCAAGAGCATTAACTTAAGTGCGGCGACAGTCACCAATATTTTAGACCGGCTGGAAAATAAAGGACTTATTAACCGGGTGCGGAGCACGGAAGATAAGCGCAGGGTAAGTTTATTCTTGGCAGAAAAGGGACGCAATTCATTAATAGACGCCCCCCAGCCATTACAAGAGCATTTCATTCAAAACTTTTGCGGTCTTGAAGACTGGGAGCAATCCTTGCTCTTGTCATCAATGCAGCGCATTGCCACCATGATGGATGCCAATGAGCTTGATGCCGCACCGGTATTGGAAATTGATCCTCTGCACATGAGTACAGAGAAACAAATAGAAGAATAG
- a CDS encoding BCCT family transporter: MKLDVSKINPPVFLTSSLLIVGLLLFTIFMPDTASGFFSNIQAGIIANGSWFYVLTVAVILGFVIYLSMSRFGSIKLGPDHASPDYKLSTWLSMLFAAGMGIGLMFFGVAEPIMHYLSPPTAEQGSLASVKEAMKITFFHWGLHAWAIYAIVALILAYFCYRHKLPLTLRSALHPIIGDRIYGWPGHLVDTFAVVSTVFGVATSLGLGASQVNAGLNYLFSTEVSQSNQVLIMVAITAFASISVATGLDKGIKILSEINMGLAVILLLLIFVLGPTVFLLQAYVQNIGSYLSEIVSNTFNLFAYEKKSWIGGWTIFYWGWWLAWAPFVGLFIARISKGRTIREFVIGVMLVPTAFTLLWMTIFGNSAISLVVDQGVTELTTMIGQNSAVGLFVFLENFPLATALTGLSILMIVIFFVTSCDSGAMVIDMLCSNGRNDTPLWQRLFWAVGVGVVAAVLSLAGGLDALQTMTIASALPFSVVLLMACFGLMKALQIESAKRESLQMNVVPTNCYAKADNWREKLDNIVSTPDKKNADAFINKTVKKGFEKLKEQFESNNISAEISVTETGLAFKVFHGDEHDFIYGVHKKKLAQPDFTLEDSDSYYRAEVHLVEGGQDYDIMGWSEIAVINDVIEQYQKHMHFLHLLRE, from the coding sequence ATGAAGCTAGATGTTTCGAAGATAAACCCCCCGGTGTTTCTTACTTCGTCTTTACTGATTGTCGGCTTATTGCTGTTTACCATTTTCATGCCGGATACCGCCAGCGGGTTTTTTTCCAATATTCAAGCGGGGATCATTGCCAACGGCAGCTGGTTTTATGTGCTGACGGTTGCCGTTATTCTCGGCTTTGTCATTTATTTGAGTATGTCCCGGTTTGGTTCGATAAAGCTGGGGCCGGATCACGCCAGTCCCGATTATAAGCTTTCTACCTGGCTGTCGATGTTGTTCGCCGCCGGTATGGGCATAGGCTTGATGTTCTTCGGGGTTGCCGAGCCGATCATGCATTATCTTTCGCCGCCAACGGCAGAGCAGGGCTCTTTAGCATCGGTGAAAGAGGCGATGAAAATAACCTTTTTCCACTGGGGATTACATGCCTGGGCTATCTATGCCATTGTTGCCCTGATATTGGCTTATTTCTGCTACCGGCATAAATTGCCGCTGACTTTACGCTCTGCCCTTCATCCTATTATCGGCGACCGTATTTATGGCTGGCCGGGGCATCTGGTTGATACTTTTGCCGTGGTCAGTACCGTTTTCGGTGTGGCCACTTCGCTTGGCTTAGGGGCGTCTCAGGTTAATGCCGGTCTTAATTACCTGTTTTCAACCGAGGTCAGCCAAAGCAACCAGGTGCTGATCATGGTGGCGATCACCGCTTTTGCTTCGATTTCCGTGGCAACCGGGCTGGATAAGGGCATTAAGATCTTGTCAGAAATTAATATGGGGCTGGCGGTGATCCTGTTATTGCTGATCTTTGTATTAGGCCCGACAGTGTTTTTATTGCAGGCCTATGTACAAAATATCGGCTCATACCTTTCCGAGATCGTCTCCAACACCTTTAATCTGTTCGCCTATGAAAAGAAAAGCTGGATTGGCGGCTGGACCATTTTCTATTGGGGCTGGTGGTTAGCCTGGGCGCCGTTTGTCGGCCTGTTCATTGCCCGGATTTCCAAAGGCAGGACTATCAGGGAGTTTGTGATCGGCGTGATGCTGGTGCCTACCGCCTTTACCTTGCTGTGGATGACGATTTTCGGTAACTCGGCGATTTCATTGGTGGTCGATCAGGGGGTCACTGAGCTGACCACTATGATCGGCCAGAACTCCGCCGTCGGCTTGTTTGTCTTCCTGGAAAACTTCCCGTTGGCAACCGCCCTGACCGGGCTTTCCATTTTGATGATAGTGATTTTCTTCGTTACCTCCTGCGACTCCGGGGCCATGGTTATTGATATGCTGTGCTCAAACGGACGCAATGACACGCCTTTATGGCAAAGGCTGTTTTGGGCGGTCGGTGTTGGTGTGGTAGCAGCGGTATTAAGCCTGGCGGGCGGACTCGATGCCTTGCAAACCATGACCATTGCCAGTGCCTTGCCTTTTTCTGTGGTGCTGCTGATGGCCTGTTTTGGTTTGATGAAAGCACTGCAAATAGAATCGGCAAAACGTGAAAGTCTGCAAATGAATGTCGTGCCGACTAACTGTTATGCCAAAGCCGATAATTGGCGGGAAAAGCTGGACAATATAGTATCAACGCCGGACAAGAAAAATGCCGATGCCTTCATTAATAAAACGGTGAAAAAGGGTTTTGAAAAACTCAAAGAGCAGTTTGAGTCAAATAATATCAGTGCGGAGATATCTGTGACTGAAACCGGCCTGGCATTTAAGGTTTTTCACGGCGATGAACATGACTTTATTTACGGTGTGCATAAAAAGAAGCTGGCTCAGCCTGACTTTACCCTTGAAGATAGCGACAGCTACTACCGGGCAGAAGTACACCTGGTTGAAGGAGGTCAGGATTACGATATTATGGGTTGGTCAGAAATTGCGGTCATCAATGATGTGATTGAGCAGTACCAGAAACATATGCACTTTTTGCATTTGTTAAGAGAATAG
- a CDS encoding TonB-dependent receptor, whose amino-acid sequence MFQRKAITCAVLSALGLSTPFSAMADTKEIEVIEVTATKRVQSIQSTPVSVQAMSDADLRDNNIGNFDDFVRYMPNVTVGGRGPGQADVFIRGMAIQPISVMLSGAQGTSPNVALYIDEQPVTAPGRNLDVYATDLERIEVLAGPQGTLFGASSQAGTVRYITKKPDTDTFEAGFTSGIANTHSGEISTNVEGFINLPLTDDLAFRAALYSVNKGGYIDNVAGEFTLDPSINTEVADSVKGLGEDTVYQSANNTALVEKDFNDSFYKGARLGLKYDINDDWELLVQHTQQELGADGVFDYDPEVGDLKVQRYFPDKLRDEFSQTSWTVNGTISDLELVYTGAFLDREVEQAIDYTGYNNSGGFIPWYTCSYASEEVSYRECLDPTKGFKGQQDQTRITHEFRIATDAEQPLRFIGGVYYDDFEIETQDDFVYLATPELGFVPNAPISGANNINPNARPAGVAFFNDITRIEEQIAVFGEVSYDLTDNLTLTAGLRWYEIESDFTGSSNFAEKGVDGDSGRDYDSSGGHSDKPLKSDDTITKFNISYQATDAILLYATYSEGFRPGGFNRGGGIASANPDFPDVEVTYETDDVTNYEFGWKAMLLDNTLRFNANLYYIEWDNMQVSRFDPVNVSILTFIENAADSEVKGFEGDIAWQATDNLTLLAAYSYNDTELTALNAQVIEMAPIGSSLPLTPEFQGNLRARYDWEIDEYLVNWQVAGQYAGSSYSSIVDSEREKQDSYTLLNASFGIEKESWSAKIYIDNLTDKRAELFINNQDDIPRVSTNRPRTMGLTFTYTYY is encoded by the coding sequence ATGTTTCAACGTAAAGCAATAACATGTGCTGTACTCTCCGCCTTAGGCCTGTCCACCCCCTTCTCAGCAATGGCTGACACCAAAGAAATCGAAGTCATTGAAGTCACCGCCACCAAACGCGTGCAAAGCATTCAGTCTACGCCTGTTTCCGTTCAGGCAATGAGCGATGCAGATTTAAGAGACAACAATATCGGCAACTTTGACGACTTTGTCCGCTATATGCCCAATGTCACTGTCGGTGGCAGGGGACCGGGACAGGCAGACGTTTTTATCCGCGGCATGGCGATCCAACCTATCAGCGTAATGTTGTCCGGGGCACAAGGCACCAGCCCGAATGTAGCTTTATATATCGACGAACAGCCGGTAACCGCACCGGGACGTAATTTAGATGTTTATGCCACAGATCTGGAAAGGATCGAGGTATTGGCGGGACCACAAGGCACCCTATTCGGCGCCAGCTCACAAGCAGGTACCGTGCGTTATATTACCAAAAAACCCGATACCGACACCTTTGAAGCCGGATTTACCTCAGGCATAGCAAACACCCATTCGGGCGAAATCAGTACCAATGTCGAAGGCTTCATTAATTTACCCCTCACCGACGACCTTGCCTTCAGGGCCGCTTTATACAGTGTCAACAAAGGCGGTTATATTGATAATGTCGCCGGTGAATTCACCTTAGATCCCAGTATCAACACTGAGGTGGCCGACAGCGTTAAAGGCCTGGGGGAAGATACCGTATATCAAAGCGCCAACAATACCGCATTGGTTGAAAAAGACTTTAACGACAGCTTCTATAAAGGCGCCCGCCTTGGCCTTAAATACGACATTAATGACGACTGGGAGCTGTTAGTACAACACACCCAGCAAGAATTAGGCGCCGACGGGGTTTTCGATTACGACCCTGAAGTGGGCGACCTCAAAGTACAACGTTACTTCCCGGACAAGTTAAGAGATGAGTTTTCACAAACCTCCTGGACAGTAAACGGCACCATCAGCGATCTGGAGCTGGTTTACACCGGCGCCTTCCTTGACAGGGAAGTTGAACAAGCCATCGATTACACAGGGTACAACAACAGCGGCGGCTTTATTCCCTGGTATACCTGTAGTTATGCCTCTGAAGAAGTCAGCTACCGCGAATGTTTAGATCCCACCAAAGGCTTTAAAGGCCAGCAAGATCAAACCCGCATCACCCACGAATTCCGTATCGCCACAGACGCCGAGCAGCCATTACGTTTTATCGGCGGCGTCTACTACGATGACTTTGAAATAGAAACACAAGACGATTTCGTTTACCTGGCCACGCCGGAACTGGGCTTTGTACCAAATGCCCCCATTTCCGGCGCCAATAATATCAACCCCAATGCCAGACCTGCCGGGGTCGCTTTCTTTAACGATATTACCCGCATCGAAGAGCAGATTGCCGTTTTCGGCGAAGTATCCTACGACTTAACCGATAATTTAACGCTAACCGCCGGACTGCGCTGGTATGAGATCGAGTCCGACTTTACCGGTTCATCAAACTTTGCCGAAAAAGGGGTCGATGGCGACAGCGGACGTGATTACGATAGCTCAGGTGGCCATTCCGACAAGCCGCTAAAAAGCGACGACACCATCACTAAGTTCAATATCAGCTACCAGGCAACAGACGCTATTTTGCTTTACGCCACTTACTCTGAAGGTTTCAGACCCGGCGGCTTTAACCGCGGCGGCGGCATAGCATCGGCGAATCCTGATTTCCCGGACGTAGAAGTGACCTATGAAACCGATGATGTCACCAACTACGAATTCGGCTGGAAAGCCATGTTGCTGGACAATACCCTGCGCTTTAACGCCAACCTGTACTACATCGAATGGGATAATATGCAGGTATCGCGTTTTGACCCGGTAAACGTTTCGATACTTACCTTTATTGAAAATGCTGCCGACTCGGAAGTTAAAGGTTTTGAAGGTGATATCGCCTGGCAGGCCACCGATAATTTAACCTTGTTGGCTGCTTACTCTTATAACGATACCGAATTAACCGCCTTAAATGCCCAGGTAATCGAAATGGCGCCAATAGGTAGCTCCCTGCCGCTGACTCCTGAGTTTCAGGGTAACCTGCGCGCCAGGTATGACTGGGAAATAGATGAGTACCTGGTTAACTGGCAAGTCGCCGGTCAATATGCCGGTAGCTCTTACAGCTCTATCGTTGACAGTGAAAGAGAAAAGCAAGACAGCTACACACTATTGAACGCCTCATTTGGCATAGAAAAAGAAAGCTGGTCAGCGAAAATTTATATTGATAACTTAACCGACAAACGGGCTGAGCTCTTTATCAATAACCAGGATGATATCCCGAGAGTCTCGACCAACCGGCCGCGAACCATGGGCTTGACCTTTACTTATACCTATTACTAA
- a CDS encoding tetratricopeptide repeat-containing sulfotransferase family protein yields the protein MHIPETSSIQKQIQQGRFTVALTLCKQALEGKPTDTEVLYLAAVCCRYLEQYCDATSFLSQLVKLLPGYGRAYQELGHIYRATGENHKALENFLLAVKRNPSLHASWQAVSELTGNSEEQSTATHNLNYLKHLPKALASVLSFIYEDRLEKAEKLCRHFMLQHPKHVEGMRLLAKIAEKHHVLDDAEFLLETALQLEPENHWLQFDYVNILHHRQKFESAYVQALMLSERLPEDSASQLTLANQEAAIGKYDDAIERYRALIAKDNNNALLPLLLGHVYKTIGRQQEAINCYLSCIELNKSFGDPYWSLANLKTFEFPQALIEQMLTMVTGQANNTDDRVHLHFALGKAFENQQAFERSFEHYQSGNDIKREIVNYDSEVMANNFSLQKQFFTPSQVSALHGMGEQAEDPIFVLGLPRTGSTLVEQILSSHSQIDGTLELPNILAYVQELNGRKFKHTNARYPKVLAELSAEELAHFGQRYLKETQIHRKGAAYFIDKMPNNFRHIGLIKSILPNAKIIDTRREPLSCCFSVYKQLFAEGQEFSYSFDDIAKYYQGYVALMAHWHRVYPEQILTLNYESLVASPTETITRLFDYIGLPLEPGCLEFYKTKRAVRTASSEQVRQPINQKGIEQWKHYEPYLAELKASLAQ from the coding sequence ATGCATATTCCTGAAACCTCATCGATACAAAAGCAGATCCAACAAGGCCGTTTTACTGTAGCTTTAACCTTATGTAAACAAGCACTTGAAGGTAAACCAACCGACACAGAAGTGCTCTACCTGGCCGCCGTCTGCTGCCGTTATCTTGAACAATACTGTGATGCCACCAGCTTTCTTAGCCAGCTGGTGAAGCTGCTGCCCGGCTATGGCCGGGCCTATCAGGAATTGGGGCATATCTACCGGGCAACCGGGGAAAACCACAAGGCGCTGGAAAATTTCCTGTTGGCGGTAAAACGCAACCCTTCGCTGCACGCCAGCTGGCAGGCGGTGAGCGAACTGACAGGCAATAGCGAAGAACAAAGTACAGCAACACACAACCTTAACTACTTAAAACACCTGCCAAAAGCCTTGGCGAGCGTGCTCAGTTTCATTTATGAAGACAGGCTGGAGAAAGCCGAAAAACTCTGTCGGCACTTTATGCTGCAACATCCCAAGCATGTTGAAGGTATGCGCCTGCTAGCCAAAATCGCTGAAAAACATCATGTGCTGGACGATGCGGAATTTTTGCTGGAAACCGCCCTGCAATTGGAGCCGGAAAATCACTGGCTGCAATTTGATTACGTCAATATTCTCCATCACAGGCAAAAATTTGAATCCGCCTATGTGCAGGCCTTAATGCTCAGCGAACGCTTGCCTGAAGATAGCGCCAGCCAGTTAACCCTGGCAAACCAGGAAGCGGCAATAGGCAAATATGATGATGCCATCGAGCGTTACCGGGCACTGATCGCCAAAGACAATAACAATGCCTTGCTGCCGCTGTTATTAGGCCATGTTTATAAAACCATAGGCAGGCAGCAAGAGGCGATCAACTGCTACTTGTCGTGCATTGAGCTCAATAAGTCTTTTGGCGACCCTTACTGGAGCCTGGCCAACCTGAAAACCTTCGAATTTCCCCAAGCGTTAATCGAACAAATGTTAACTATGGTGACCGGGCAGGCCAACAATACCGATGACAGGGTGCATTTGCATTTTGCCTTAGGCAAAGCCTTTGAAAACCAGCAAGCTTTTGAACGCTCTTTTGAGCACTATCAATCGGGCAACGACATCAAGCGGGAAATCGTCAACTATGACAGCGAAGTGATGGCCAACAACTTCTCGTTGCAGAAGCAGTTTTTCACCCCGTCACAGGTAAGTGCGCTGCACGGCATGGGCGAGCAAGCCGAAGATCCCATCTTTGTATTGGGCCTGCCCCGCACCGGCTCCACCTTAGTTGAGCAAATTCTTTCTTCTCACTCCCAAATTGACGGCACCTTAGAGCTGCCCAATATCCTGGCTTATGTCCAGGAGCTGAACGGCCGGAAGTTCAAACACACAAATGCCAGATACCCTAAAGTGCTGGCGGAGCTTTCTGCCGAGGAACTGGCCCATTTTGGCCAGCGCTACCTCAAGGAAACCCAGATACACAGAAAAGGCGCGGCTTATTTTATCGATAAAATGCCCAATAACTTTCGCCATATCGGCCTGATCAAATCGATATTGCCCAACGCGAAAATCATTGATACCCGTCGAGAGCCTTTGTCATGCTGTTTCAGTGTTTACAAACAACTGTTTGCCGAAGGGCAGGAATTCAGTTATTCCTTTGACGATATTGCCAAATATTATCAAGGTTACGTAGCGCTGATGGCGCACTGGCATCGGGTGTACCCGGAGCAGATTTTAACCCTTAATTACGAGTCGTTAGTGGCCTCACCCACCGAGACCATCACCAGGTTATTTGATTATATCGGCCTGCCCCTGGAGCCGGGTTGCCTGGAGTTTTATAAAACCAAAAGAGCCGTCAGAACCGCCAGTTCAGAGCAGGTACGGCAACCCATTAATCAGAAAGGTATTGAGCAATGGAAACATTATGAACCTTATCTGGCGGAGCTTAAGGCAAGTTTAGCGCAATAA
- a CDS encoding SymE family type I addiction module toxin: MAEYHHTSEPDLAKVKYPIYRQLTVLETVCESAVKVRGVGINYAPVKLEPCLVLRGKWLRQAGFTVGQKVSIAVNQEEMNITLKQGD, from the coding sequence ATGGCTGAATATCATCATACGTCAGAGCCAGACTTGGCAAAAGTAAAATATCCTATTTATCGGCAACTTACCGTGCTGGAAACCGTGTGCGAGTCGGCGGTGAAAGTTCGCGGCGTAGGCATTAATTATGCGCCGGTAAAGCTTGAGCCTTGTCTTGTGCTCAGGGGGAAGTGGCTCAGGCAGGCCGGTTTCACTGTTGGCCAGAAGGTCAGCATAGCTGTCAATCAAGAGGAGATGAATATCACGCTTAAACAGGGCGATTGA
- a CDS encoding IS4 family transposase: MFTENHEAWAKLLFGDADLGDLRRTKRLVKIAGDMAANVGSSVVKASADVAAIEGAYRLIRNPSIKAEDIAHAGFLKTDEIVAQRPLVLAIQDTTGLSFRHSICDELGEVTSAGKDCKSSKGRTLFAHSTLMIDAQSERILGLANQDYAYREKKMTGKAHDLQCRPPQEKKSFKWQKNIEVLANRMDSKDNVIDVCDREADIYEYLDFQLSKGHRFLVRATENRTLNNPAGKLKDALSEMVPEDYFTIEIKQKGARKARTANIGLSYRNITLKRPQKARGSKEISLNMVVCREDCTDEATENLHWILYTSEPVNSAEQARKIVRYYELRWRIEEFHKTWKSDGAQVGKLRMQSRENFKRIAVILAFVAVRFLQFQELIKDKEEAQKVPCTSCMSQLTWKLLWKKTEKNKKLPVQPPSLYWMYYAIARLGGWYDSKRTGRVGVKALWSGWINLMELVESLELLKELNDL, translated from the coding sequence ATGTTTACGGAAAATCATGAAGCTTGGGCAAAGTTGCTATTTGGAGATGCTGATTTAGGGGATCTTAGAAGAACAAAGAGACTTGTTAAAATCGCAGGCGATATGGCAGCTAATGTTGGAAGTTCTGTAGTTAAAGCAAGTGCTGATGTTGCCGCTATTGAAGGCGCATACCGGCTAATCCGTAATCCTTCCATCAAGGCTGAAGATATCGCTCATGCCGGCTTCCTAAAAACAGATGAAATAGTGGCACAACGCCCATTAGTTCTCGCCATCCAAGATACCACCGGCTTAAGTTTCAGGCACTCTATTTGTGATGAATTAGGTGAAGTGACTTCTGCAGGTAAAGACTGCAAAAGCAGTAAAGGTCGTACTTTATTTGCTCATTCAACGTTAATGATAGATGCCCAGTCAGAGAGAATATTAGGACTGGCCAACCAAGATTATGCTTACCGGGAAAAAAAGATGACCGGTAAAGCACACGACCTTCAATGCAGGCCACCTCAAGAAAAGAAAAGCTTCAAATGGCAGAAGAACATTGAAGTATTAGCTAACAGAATGGATTCAAAAGATAATGTCATCGATGTCTGTGACAGGGAAGCGGATATTTATGAGTACCTTGATTTCCAGTTATCAAAGGGTCATCGGTTTCTGGTTAGGGCAACCGAAAATCGCACCTTAAATAATCCTGCCGGCAAACTAAAAGATGCCTTATCTGAAATGGTGCCTGAGGATTATTTTACGATTGAAATCAAACAAAAAGGGGCACGTAAAGCACGTACTGCTAATATAGGGCTTAGTTATAGAAACATCACACTTAAAAGACCGCAGAAAGCAAGAGGCTCTAAAGAAATATCACTAAATATGGTTGTCTGTCGGGAAGACTGCACGGACGAAGCAACAGAAAATCTCCACTGGATATTATATACATCAGAGCCTGTTAACAGTGCAGAGCAAGCAAGGAAAATAGTCAGGTACTATGAACTTCGCTGGCGCATAGAAGAATTCCATAAAACATGGAAATCAGATGGTGCACAAGTAGGCAAGTTACGAATGCAAAGCCGCGAAAACTTCAAAAGAATAGCCGTTATATTAGCCTTTGTTGCTGTCAGGTTTTTACAATTCCAAGAATTAATAAAAGATAAAGAGGAAGCTCAAAAGGTTCCCTGTACAAGCTGTATGAGCCAGCTAACATGGAAACTCTTATGGAAGAAGACGGAGAAAAATAAGAAGCTACCCGTTCAGCCACCATCGTTATATTGGATGTATTATGCCATTGCAAGGCTTGGGGGTTGGTATGACAGTAAGCGGACCGGTCGTGTTGGGGTTAAAGCACTATGGTCAGGGTGGATTAATCTGATGGAGCTAGTTGAGTCTTTAGAATTACTGAAAGAGTTAAATGATTTGTGA